The window ACAATGAATAAAACCCGAAAACATTATGAAAATCGTAATTCTTTCTTCGCCATTTGGTTCCTGATTTAATCTTAAATGCTGTGGTTCTTGTTGTTTTGTTCCATTTTTTGGGCCACCAGAGAATAAGACCACCGATTAACTGAATGAAAAATATAATAGAGGCAACTCCTACTACCGTTTTCCCGAATTTACCTGCCAGTAGTTGAGCATGAATGTGAGCTACCACATAGAAAAATTCATAGCTTTTTGTAGAGCCTATTACTTTTCCGGTATAAGGATCAAGATAATGATAGGCAAAAACGCCTCTTGGACCTCTTCCCTTGCTTTTAGGTTTTTCTGCTTTTTCAGCGTTTTTATCTTTGGGCGGCTTGGTAGCTGAAGCTACACGGAAAGTTCTGTCTGCCTCCCTGTAAGTATCAAAGTAAAAGGCTTTTCTGTCCGGAACCTGCTGATGAAACTTCACCAATAATTCTTCAGGAGTCATTTTTTTGGCATGAGCCGAAGCCTGAACATATTTTGCACTTCCGGCACAAAGATCTACAATCTCGTCACAAAACACGAAAACCGTTCCGGAAAGCGTAACGGTAAGTACAATAATCCCGGAAACAAGTCCGAGCCAGAGATGCAGCCATCCTGTAATTCTTTTGGTTAGGGATTTCCCCTGCTTTTTCTTGGGGTTCGTTTTTTTATTCTCCATATCTGAAAGGATTGTCTTTAGTTTGTTTTTTGATGGAAAGCGCAAAGGCTCCAAGATTCTTCAACAGGTTTGTGCGATAAGGCGCAAGGATTTCTATCTTCGATAAAATTCTAGGCATTATTTTATTTCTCGCAGGTTTCACAGATTATACAGCTGTTTGAAAAACAAATGGTATCCTCTATAAAATTTGTAAAAATCAATATACCGATGGGCTATTTGCTGTTGAAAATCTTTGATTTTCTGGCGCCGTTGCGCTATTCCAATCAACTTTAAGTTTGAGACAACTTGTTTTTGTTTTTAAAAGGTTATTAGAATTTAAATGCGAAATTGGCCAGGAACTCTCTTGGTTTTTGTGGCTGTCCGTAGAAATTCCAATAGGTTTGATTCAATGCATTATTCATCTTCACTCCTATTCTATACTTTTTCTTGTCATAGAAAACCGTTGCTCCTACTGTGGTATAAGATGGCGCCAGGAAATGGTTTGTAATATTGATGTAGGTTTTATCTACAAAATTGAATCCAGCTCCGAAACCAAGTCCTTCATAAGTTCCATCCATGATTTTGTAACTCGTCCATAAATTGGCTACGTGTTTAGGCGCCCATGCCACTCTCTTTCCGGCATCTTTACTTCTGTCATCATAGCGGTTATCATTGAACCCATATCCTCCTACGATATTCCATCCTTTTACCGGGTTGATCACGATATCCATTTCAAATCCCTGATTTTTAATATTACCATCCTGTCTGCTTCCCAGGCCTCCCGGATCAGCAATTACTCTATTCTTAACCCTCATATTATAATAAGAAATGGTAGATAATAGTTTTTTACCAAACAGATCTAATTTGAACCCGGCCTCAAACTGGTTTCCTTGCTCAGGGTCCCATTTGGTAAGAACACCATCCTGATTAGGTCCCGGAGCAATATTTTTAAACCCGTTCACATAGTTGGCAAAGAATGAAATTTCATCTTTTTTAATTTCATATACCAAGCCAAATTTTGGAGAGAATTGAGTCTGGCTGTATCCTTCTGTTCCGGATACTCCATTTCTTTTAATATCTTCATTTTTGTAATGGTCCATTCTTAAACTTGCCATTACAAGAAGGTTATCGGTAACATTTAATACATTGGAAACATAAGCACTGTATGTACTGTATTGAGCAATCTCATATTTTGTAGCGGTTCTTGGAAGCTTTTTAACAACATCACGTGATATAGGAGTCCAATCGGAAGTGTCATTTAATGTAACAATATCATTTCCTTTTTCAGTTCCATAATTTTCCCCGATTACTCCATTTAAAGGATAAGGAGCAAATGCTGAATTTGTGTTTTTACCCACAGTAAAAACAGGATATTGGTTTTTACTGCTCTGTTGGAAATAATCCAAACCAACGACTAATCGGTTTCTAAGATTTCCGATTTTAAAATCTCCGATAAAATTCTGCTGAATATTGTCTGTTGTGATTTTATAATTATCAAAAGGACGGATACTTCGGCTTACCCTATTGTTATCCATATAGTTTAATACCAGAAATATAGATTCTTTTTCATTGGCTTCACCTCTTTGATAGGATGTTCTGGAAGTCCATTGGTCATTGAATTTATGGGTAACTTCGGCCATCGTTACAAAATTGGTTCTCTTCGATCCAACATCATTACTGGTAAATGACCTGCCATGAATGGCTTCAAGGTCTTTCATAGAGTGATAGGTCAATTTTTCAGACTGTCTCACATAGGCATTCAGTGTTTTTTCCGGTGCATGGAATTCTGTATCTAAGGTTACTGTAGTTTTGTCACTTACTTTATAAAGAATACTTCCTGAGAAAAACACTCCTTTGCTATATCCAGCATCCTGGAAAGAATCCTGAGAATAAGCGGCTACATTGAATCTTGCCAATGCTGTTTTTTCTTTATTCAACGGAGTATTTACATCTGCGGTGATCCTGTTCATTCCCCAGCTTCCGGTAGTATAATTAATGATTCCTCCAAAGTTTTCCTGCGGCTTTTTCGTCACAACATTCACCACTCCCCCATAATTAGCCAAAGTACCACCGAACAATGTTCCTGATGGCCCTTTGATGACTTCTACTCTTTCAATATTAGCAATTTCCGATTGTACTCTTGGATTTTGGATCAATCCGTTTCTGAAACTGGCGTTGGAACTGAATCCTCTCAGGAAAATATCATTCCCGCTATCGTTGACACTATTACTCACGACAACTCCAGGAACTGACGCCATTGCCGTATTGAAATCTGTGGCATTCATTTCACTGATAATCTCTTTTGGAACAAGATTGTAAACTGTGGGATTTTCAAGGTTTTCTAACGGTAGCCTTGCTACTGATTCTGATTTTTTGGTCCTGTAATTCTGGGTTCCCTGAAGGGATACTGATTGGATCTCAGCTACTTTAAGCGTATCACTTTCCTGTGCACTCAGCATGGTCACTGCTAATAATGATGCAGAAATAATAATTTTTTTCATTTTTATAATTAAGCTTAGTCGCGCTAAATTACTTTATTTTTATTAATTCTAAATAAAAACATGATGGAAATCATAAAATTAATCTTTTGTAAAAGACCATAAATAAAGGGTTCCTGACAATCCAGAAACCCTTACCATATTTTCGGATGATATTTTCATCCTGTATTTTATTTTAATTTAAACTAATCTTATTGTTTTGCTTACCCAATTCAAAGTCTAGTTTTTTTACTTTATCTTCAAGCTCAATTTCGTCTATAACTTCCCTATTTTTTAGCCATAGATAGTTGTTATGCTGTTGTTTTATATTAATTTTAGATTCATAAAGCTCAATACTTTGGGTATTAAAAAAATTAGTTTGTGATAATCTCATCGTAAAATAATAGATACGGATAGCTATGCTCTATACAACAACCATCATAGACATATAATAATTGGCGCAGTGTATCGAAGTCAATAATAAGATGTCTTTATTGGAATATTTCTCAAAATCATTGGAAGTAGTGATCTGATATTCATAATTCAGAAGGTTCCACTTAAATTGAGGTTTCATGACTAAGAGCTCAGTTCCCATTTTATCAGTAAGCACAAATGAATCTTTAAATACGCCCCTGTGCTTACATACAAAACTTTCTTTTTCCCCATCAAAATAAGTCTGTACTATGATTTCACCATTCCAATTCATTCTGAATTTTAAAAGGACCTTTTCATTATCTTTCAACTCAATGGTAGTTCCCCAAAAACCTTTTGGCTCAATCTGATAGTGCTGATGATCTGCAGTTTCAATTTCGGCATTAAATGTAAACCAACTTTTATAAATAAGTTTTCCCGTCAATTGATTGTCTTTTATGATTTCAAAAGATAAAGAACTGTTTGATTTTGCAAGATATTCTGCCATGGTTCTATTTTGTTTGGTGGAAATTTTATTAGTTTTTAAATCGCATTAACAGCTTGAATTTTAACGCTCTAATTTATAAATAAATTGGCAAAAAAGGAATCTAAATTTAAAACCCGTTTTTTCCGGCCCTCTTTTAAAGAAATAAGATAAGATTCAGAAAAATTCTGATAGCTCCCGCTTCTTTTTCATCAAAATTTCAATAAAGAAAAATGAAAAGATTCTTATCTAAACATTTTTATAAGCAGCCTCATTAAAAAGAATACACTTATCTGATTTACAGATATTTAAAACATCGACCACCTTATAAGATGGAGCACAAGAGTCAAATATCACTTGTATTTTTGTCTCATTAACCTTGAAGAATTAATCCATCAAAATTAAAACATATGAACAAATATTGTATTGCTTATTTAAGCCTATTATTGTTTTTAACGGCTTGCCGGGAGGACGAATTTAATAAAGAATATGTAAGAGATTTTATGCTCAGCTCAGCAATTAACGGAAGTAATTATCATATAAAAGTCGCAGTTCCTAAAAACTATCCTTCTGCTTCGGAATATAAAACCATTTATGTTCTGGATTCAAAATGGGATTTTGATTTTGTAGCAAGGGAGGTACAAAAACAATCTGAGAATTTTCATCGTGATGATGTTCTTGTTGTAGGAATCGGATGGGGTAATGACCGGCTGGATGATTACCTTCCTGTTCCTTTTAAAAACGGAAAAGGCCAAGCTGATGAATTTGCAAAGGTTATTAATGATGAATTGATCCCAAAGTTAGAAAAGGATTTTCATGCTGCTGATTCCAGAGAAGAACGGGTAATTCTGGGACATTCTGCTGGGGGCTTATTCGGAGTATATTGTTTTACCAATTATCCTGACATTTTTGGCAACTATCTTTGTTTGAGCCCTTCGCTTTGGATAGGAGATCAGGTTGTTATGAGCCATGAAAAACAAAACAGAATCGCGAATCAAACCCGAAATGGCAGATTCTTTCTAGCCGTGGGTGAACTTGAAGAATCTGGAATGAGGCCTCCTATAGAAGCACTCCGACAGATCCTTTCCCAACATTATAAAGGCTTCGCTCAAGAATACAACATGGCTAAGGGACTGGATCACTTAGGTTCTAAAAAGCCCAATATCCAAAAGGCTGTCTCTTTTTATTTTAAACAATTTTAATACTTTTTATGCGTTTGCTATTTATTTTTCTTTTGAGTATGGCCTCATCTGTACAGGCTCAGGATTCTGTACAACAAAAAGCGGCTCTTGAAATAAAACCTGCTATCGGAGTGACAGGAACACCAATAAAACCTACTCTATCGGTAATGGTTCTCCATTCTCTTGATCATAGATTTTCAATTGCCTCACACTCCCTGCTCAGTGTTTTGCTATTCGAAAATACTCCTGAATATATCAAAACCAATTATAATTACTCATTATCACAAAAATTGGGTATAGGATATTCTCTGTATGGAAAAAGGGGAAAAGCAAGACATACTTTGTTTGCTCTGGGAGGTATCAGGCATATTGCCTTTAAAGAAACCATGGACAACCCTGATCTGGATAAAATAACAGTAAGTACCCGCAGTACAGTCGCAGATTATGGTCTGATGTATGAGTTTTCATTGGGAAAAAAAAGATATACATTTGATACAAGACTTTACTGTCCATTGAGCCCCATTCAATATTATCCTCAGGGAACTTTAACAAATCTGGTGTATTTTGAAATAGGGATAGGTATTAAACTGTACCGATAGAAAACAGATCAATGACAATCTCCGGAAATGAACTCCAATGAGCCATATATCAAAAAAAGATGATGACAACCTTTTATTTGCTATTTTTACTTTTTGATTTGTTATAATAATGGCAACAGGCTGGCAACTTATTTACGTAGCTGGGATTTCGATATCGCTTTTTCTTTTCATCATGTTGATTAGTAAGCGGAAAAAAACCAGTGCCGACAAGATTCTGAGCATCTGGTTCTTTTTTGCCCTGGTACATTTGATCTTTATTGCTTGGTATGCTTCAGAATTGGCTTATAAAATTCCGGCTCTTGTGGGATGGGAATTACCGCTGCCATTCCTTCATGGTCCTTTTTTATATCTGTATATTTTGTTTCTGAGCGGCCAGCAGCGCTATAAGGGATTGTATTTACTTCATTTTATTCCTGCTGTATTGGTGGCTGCAATATTGGCGTTTGTTCTTCCGGAAGTACATTCAAGTACCTCAGTATTATCAGCTTTTACTCCTCTATTTCATGGAATGGTTATCAGTATTATGATTTCAGGTGTTGTTTATGTAATACTATCACTGATACTCCTTAGCAGGCATCAGCGGAATATTGTAGGACAATTCTCTAATACAGACAAGATTACCCTTAACTGGATGCGGTATCTTATCTCTGGAATAGGGGTGATCTGGATTGTAGTGATTTTTATACAATCGGCACAAGCTCTGTATATTGCAGTTGCATTATTCATCTTCTTTATTGGGTATTTTGGCATCCGTCAGACTGGTATTTTTTCAAATTCATTCTCACCCCATGAAATACTTCTTCCGGCAACGCTTGAAACACCTGCTCAGTCAGAAGAAGCTGATCTTATTACAGAAACGACTGATCATATAAAGTATGAAAAAACAAAAGTGGATGAAAACAAAGCCTCTGAAATTCAAGCTAAATTGCAGGTTTTAATGAAAGAAGAGGAGTGTTATAAAGACCCTGAACTCACTTTAGGAGACCTAGCCGGGATGTTGAATATTGCACCGGGAGTTATTTCCCAGGTTATCAATTCAAAGGAAGAGAAAAATTTTTATGATTACGTTAATACTCTCAGGGTAGAAGCTTTCAAACAATTACTATTGGAGCCGGAAAGCCGGCAATATACCCTTTTAGCTCTGGCTTTTGAGTGTGGATTCAATTCTAAAACCAGTTTTAACCGAAATTTTAAAAAAATCACAGGTATCTCTCCCAGTGCTTATGCCAAGAGTCTGAAGGTAGAGGTCGCATCCGGGGATTAACCAGATCATTTAAATTCTTTGATAAAAATTAAAGCCCAAATTTAATGATTGGTAATGCTATTTTCTATTTGCTGCTGGAGATTCATACTCTTGAGATGACTTTTCTCTATTCTCTTTTACTTATGTTTTCCAAATAACCATTTGGGTATTTCTTCCGTTAATAAGAAAGGAATAACAATATTATTATGATTGAGCTGGGTGAAGGTAGTGAAAGTTAAGTTTGGATTTGAAGGCATTTTCTTGAATAATTCAACACTCCCATTATAAGGGTTCTCGTTGTCCTTTTGTCCATGGATCAGCCAGATATTTTTCCTGTTTATTTTTGATATGTTTGAAAAGTCCGGAACAGCGGCTATAGATACCATCGTAGCAAACACATCAGGTTTAAGACTTAAAAGGTTCTGTGCTGTTGAAGCTCCCATGGAATAGCCTATCAGGTAAATTCTGTCTTTGTCAATATTGGGATATTCTTTTTCTACATTTTTGATCAATTCAAGCACTGCATTAGCTTCATCTGACGGTTTCGCCATTTGAATATCTCCTGCAGCGCTTTCATAATTGGAAGAACGTTTGCTGAATTGTGGTGCTATGACGTAGCATGGATATTTACTGTAAATATCTTCTCTCAGCCAGATTCTGGCCAATGGTTCCAGTTGATTCTCATTATCCGTTCCAATTCTGGTTGAATTATGAAAAGTAATCACCAGTGGAAGTTTTTTCTTAGCCGAATTATTTTTTGGAGTTAAAAGCCTGTAAGGGATTTGTAAATTATCTTGTGAGAATATCTTTTTCTGGAAAAGTTTGGCATTAAGGTCATTTACTATTTTTCGATTGTTGACAAACATCAAGGTATCCACTTTGTCATCCCGAAATTCTTTTTTTTGAGCAAAGATTGGATTTGCACTAAAAATTAAGATAGACCACAAAATATAGGTTTTCATATCGTTATAAGATTTAAACAAGATTACAATACACTTCTTTTAAAAACTGGAAATACAACAAACATATTATTTGGTTCCGAACCAATATTCCCATTTTTCAGTATCAATTCCAAATTTGCCTTGCCACCATCTTGCCGGATAGCCAACATCATCATTTCTGATAGGCCTGTGCGATCTTTCAGGATAGGTAATATACTGTTCAGCATACCCAAAATGTTTACCATCATGTAAAATACCAATAACCCCTAGAATTTCCAGCAATGCTACCCGTTCACCATCATTGGATTTGAAGGTTTTAGAAATCTTCTTTTTAAGTTGAGCAACTCTGTCATTAGGTTCAGAGGTTTCAATGATTTCTTTGAGTTCATTTAATATCTTATTATCATTCTCCCCAGGCTTTACAACAGGCAGTTTGGGAAATTGTTCTACATCAAACAACACCTGGATTAAGCTATCAAAACAAGCCCCGTCTTTATATTTAAAGTAATTGATGGTATTAAAGTCAATAGGTTCTTCAAATTCAAAAGTATGAAGCCCGCAGACTGCACAAATTTCTTCATTAGGTTTTGGACTGGCTATAAAGCTATGTTCCGACAATGATTTTGCAATACAGTAACTTGATAAAAATGAGCGGTATTCTAATTGTCTTGTACTTAAACTATACAAAAAAGCGTTTATAACATCCCGTTCTTCAATCTCAACTATGGCAGTTTTAATTCTTCTGCAAATCTCATCATGACTGATGGTTTCCTGCTCATACATTACAGCATATTTCTTTGCATACTCGAAATCTTCTTTGCTAAGATATTGCATATAAGTATCCCATTCAAACCAATCGCTTAAGCTTTCATCCTGAGATTTCTTTATGGTTTTGAGTAAGATTTTTATTGCTTTTTCGTCCATCTATTATTGATAATAACTTTATATTTTTTGTTTACTCTTCGGGCAGGAAACAGCCATATACTATTTATTATTTTGTCTTCAGATATATTCCTTCTAGGGTGGCATTCATTCCGAATTGTCCGCTGCATACTCCTTGGTTATACTGAACCACAGCAAATCCTTTATAGAATTTCACTTTAAATTCACAATCATCCGTATCTGCTAATTTATAAGTAAAATCTGTTGTTGTAAGACTTATTGTATCATCATCTATTTGCGCAAGGTTTCTTCCCGGATCTCCCGTTACTGAAGTTATTCCAAAAACAGCTTTTGAATTTGGCATTTTTTTAATTTCAAAATCTCCCTGATATCCTGCCTCACTATATTGGTAATGATAACGCCCAAACAGATCTTCTATTTTTGTTTCTATTTTCTTTGAGGTAAGAACAGTATCTTTTTTTACTAAATTGAGAGCAAGTTCTTTTCTCGTTTTTGGTGAAAACCAACTTCCTTTAAAATCACCAGTCGTTGGTTTTCCGGTAATGACCCCCGTTATATTTCCTGATTTTTCAAATTCTAAGATCCTGTAATTATTATCGCTGTCAATACTTCCTAAAAGCGTTATTGGTAATTTATTTTTAGTATTCAGATAGGTAATTTCACCAACAAGTATATTGCCATCAATCTGGTAGTGCATAAATACCGGAGTTTTCCCATTCAGAAATCCTTTCCAGGATATTTCTGTACTGACCTGCGGTTTTACTGATGCTATGGTAACTGATCTTTTTGGGGTTACAGAACTAGAAGCTTCAACTTTTTGATCCGATTTATTACAGGAAATAATCGTCAAAAACGGAATGTAAACTAAATATTTGTATTTCATGGTGCTGTAGATCTATATGCGAATATACGGCCTAACGAGGAATTCAGGTAATTTTTATAAAATTATTTCATCATTTTTAATCATAATGTCCAACATTCTTTTGAACAGATTTTATATGATTGTTTTCAAATACAATTAAATAATGTTCCCCTGTTGTCATTGAATATTCAGCAAAAGGATTTCCCAAAATTTCAGCTCTAAGAGAATCATTTCTTATTTCTGAGAAATAGATATAATGTAAAGGCCCATGAAAGTCTTTTAACTCCTCAAGTTTTACTACTTTATATTTCTTATCTTTTCTCCAATTTGGTTGGATATATTTTTCAGATAACTTCTTAATTATTTCGTTTGAAAATGAATTTTCATTCTTAAAATTCTCACTTCCATATATTGAATAATTTTTAATCTCATAGAATTTGGGAATTATTTTCACTCCGGAAGCATCTGAATTATAGTCTTTGAGAAAAGGTTTATCTAAATTAAACTTATTAGCAATCAAATTATAGGCTAATTCATACTTTCTGAATTATTTTCATAATTAATTTTTGCTACACAAGAATATAAAAGAATCCAATTAAATAATAAAAAAACATATTTTACATTTCTCATTTAATCCTTTTTTTATTACTCAATTTTATAGACATAATCATTACTAATAAACTTCGTTTTATTTTGCAGCTCCGCAGTACTAAAAGCTTTTCCATCAACCTGAACACTTTTAATCATATACCTCCATCTTCCGTTATGGCTTTTGTCAATTCTTGTTGTAGAATTTGGTGGAATTTCCAAAACAACAGCTGAATCTTTTACTTCTATCTTTTGAAGAGACTTCAGATTTTTGATTTTTCTAAAAGCTTTGGGAGATAATATTCCGTTTTCATAATTAAATCCGAAGTTAGTAGAATCATTATTGATCACTTTTGAGATCGGATAGTTATAATTGATCTTTAATATTTTTTTAGTTGCAGTTAGGTTTTGAATATAAAAGTCAGTCAAATAAGAACATCCTGAAAACACCAAAATGAAAATAATACCTAATAATCCTTTGGTAATTGCATTTATGCTCATATTATTTTAGTTTAATCTGTTTCACTAAAAATAAATAGAAAATTTTAATTGATAAATTTATACCATAAAAAATTCCACAAGTTTTTCTTGTGGAATCTTA of the Chryseobacterium capnotolerans genome contains:
- a CDS encoding PepSY-associated TM helix domain-containing protein: MENKKTNPKKKQGKSLTKRITGWLHLWLGLVSGIIVLTVTLSGTVFVFCDEIVDLCAGSAKYVQASAHAKKMTPEELLVKFHQQVPDRKAFYFDTYREADRTFRVASATKPPKDKNAEKAEKPKSKGRGPRGVFAYHYLDPYTGKVIGSTKSYEFFYVVAHIHAQLLAGKFGKTVVGVASIIFFIQLIGGLILWWPKKWNKTTRTTAFKIKSGTKWRRKNYDFHNVFGFYSLLPAVFITITGLIMAYKILTDLTQIAFGGAPDAHKIAEQYDPKYDPDKKALSFTDFIDRSFKELPQAQQVRMSVPRKDSTTVYNVMAAKFIGLKSIVDGKSKEVNKYTGDEINYPEEVLMHEVIEHMNFDLHVGYWGGMFGKIFTFVIGIICTSLPVTGFLIWWGRRNKSGKKGKEVKNIHQHRKESHHEQLV
- a CDS encoding TonB-dependent siderophore receptor; its protein translation is MKKIIISASLLAVTMLSAQESDTLKVAEIQSVSLQGTQNYRTKKSESVARLPLENLENPTVYNLVPKEIISEMNATDFNTAMASVPGVVVSNSVNDSGNDIFLRGFSSNASFRNGLIQNPRVQSEIANIERVEVIKGPSGTLFGGTLANYGGVVNVVTKKPQENFGGIINYTTGSWGMNRITADVNTPLNKEKTALARFNVAAYSQDSFQDAGYSKGVFFSGSILYKVSDKTTVTLDTEFHAPEKTLNAYVRQSEKLTYHSMKDLEAIHGRSFTSNDVGSKRTNFVTMAEVTHKFNDQWTSRTSYQRGEANEKESIFLVLNYMDNNRVSRSIRPFDNYKITTDNIQQNFIGDFKIGNLRNRLVVGLDYFQQSSKNQYPVFTVGKNTNSAFAPYPLNGVIGENYGTEKGNDIVTLNDTSDWTPISRDVVKKLPRTATKYEIAQYSTYSAYVSNVLNVTDNLLVMASLRMDHYKNEDIKRNGVSGTEGYSQTQFSPKFGLVYEIKKDEISFFANYVNGFKNIAPGPNQDGVLTKWDPEQGNQFEAGFKLDLFGKKLLSTISYYNMRVKNRVIADPGGLGSRQDGNIKNQGFEMDIVINPVKGWNIVGGYGFNDNRYDDRSKDAGKRVAWAPKHVANLWTSYKIMDGTYEGLGFGAGFNFVDKTYINITNHFLAPSYTTVGATVFYDKKKYRIGVKMNNALNQTYWNFYGQPQKPREFLANFAFKF
- a CDS encoding alpha/beta hydrolase codes for the protein MNKYCIAYLSLLLFLTACREDEFNKEYVRDFMLSSAINGSNYHIKVAVPKNYPSASEYKTIYVLDSKWDFDFVAREVQKQSENFHRDDVLVVGIGWGNDRLDDYLPVPFKNGKGQADEFAKVINDELIPKLEKDFHAADSREERVILGHSAGGLFGVYCFTNYPDIFGNYLCLSPSLWIGDQVVMSHEKQNRIANQTRNGRFFLAVGELEESGMRPPIEALRQILSQHYKGFAQEYNMAKGLDHLGSKKPNIQKAVSFYFKQF
- a CDS encoding helix-turn-helix domain-containing protein; translated protein: MATGWQLIYVAGISISLFLFIMLISKRKKTSADKILSIWFFFALVHLIFIAWYASELAYKIPALVGWELPLPFLHGPFLYLYILFLSGQQRYKGLYLLHFIPAVLVAAILAFVLPEVHSSTSVLSAFTPLFHGMVISIMISGVVYVILSLILLSRHQRNIVGQFSNTDKITLNWMRYLISGIGVIWIVVIFIQSAQALYIAVALFIFFIGYFGIRQTGIFSNSFSPHEILLPATLETPAQSEEADLITETTDHIKYEKTKVDENKASEIQAKLQVLMKEEECYKDPELTLGDLAGMLNIAPGVISQVINSKEEKNFYDYVNTLRVEAFKQLLLEPESRQYTLLALAFECGFNSKTSFNRNFKKITGISPSAYAKSLKVEVASGD
- a CDS encoding PHB depolymerase family esterase; protein product: MKTYILWSILIFSANPIFAQKKEFRDDKVDTLMFVNNRKIVNDLNAKLFQKKIFSQDNLQIPYRLLTPKNNSAKKKLPLVITFHNSTRIGTDNENQLEPLARIWLREDIYSKYPCYVIAPQFSKRSSNYESAAGDIQMAKPSDEANAVLELIKNVEKEYPNIDKDRIYLIGYSMGASTAQNLLSLKPDVFATMVSIAAVPDFSNISKINRKNIWLIHGQKDNENPYNGSVELFKKMPSNPNLTFTTFTQLNHNNIVIPFLLTEEIPKWLFGKHK